Proteins from one Dioscorea cayenensis subsp. rotundata cultivar TDr96_F1 unplaced genomic scaffold, TDr96_F1_v2_PseudoChromosome.rev07_lg8_w22 25.fasta BLBR01000075.1, whole genome shotgun sequence genomic window:
- the LOC120253407 gene encoding BTB/POZ domain-containing protein At3g49900 isoform X2, with the protein MRGWPELGVVDTIYEEEQEDEEGEGEEQDGFKYSPCITPSPTITPSPPESSSPPPLASLQSRVEAWSQATGCKPDAVIQVHDQSFHLHKDQIISSSCYLKRRLTGSSDVIIAPPLPVTAATFAEIAAFFYGSDVVLTPLNIASIRIGAECLEMEGLVGITETYLNEELAGGSESLGIVLRSCLEMIPNAAAVAIAGRCVEALASEEGGGGGGGDGIWIEGLVGLKAEELLSIAGTMRARVSQSHDVLYRIVNHYLQHNAKLSEEEKNRICNIVDCTKLSHSHLLDLVQNPNMPLRFIVQAMLIDQLYTRQALCHRKHINSPNKTNMNMSLGEILKRDAALRQAANIKKSMEDTSFRLESLERELAGLRRRLRWPEERSESFSILRYEEEEVVVGSPERGWKRRERNGNGLGRRLLYGLRKVFRPVLGREEDGRRWSCKGGEEMVVVLERGGGGHRRNSSFS; encoded by the exons atgagaggTTGGCCAGAGTTGGGAGTGGTGGATACTATctatgaagaagaacaagaagatgaagaaggagaaggtgaaGAACAAGATGGATTCAAGTACTCACCTTGTATCACCCCATCTCCAACAATCACACCTAGTCCCCCGGAATCCTCTTCACCCCCACCTCTTGCTTCACTCCAGAGCAGAGTTGAAGCATG gTCTCAGGCCACAGGATGCAAGCCTGATGCAGTCATACAAGTACATGACCAAAGTTTCCATCTACACAAG GATCAGATCATATCAAGCAGTTGTTACCTCAAACGGCGGCTGACGGGATCCTCCGACGTCATCATCGCGCCGCCGTTACCAGTGACGGCGGCAACCTTCGCCGAGATCGCAGCCTTCTTCTACGGCTCTGATGTCGTCCTAACCCCTTTAAACATCGCCAGCATCAGGATCGGAGCTGAGTGTCTAGAGATGGAGGGTTTGGTGGGGATAACGGAGACCTACCTTAATGAGGAGCTGGCCGGGGGATCGGAGAGCTTGGGGATCGTGCTCCGGTCGTGCTTGGAGATGATCCCCAATGCGGCGGCGGTGGCGATCGCCGGGAGATGCGTGGAGGCGCTGGCATCGGAAGAaggcggcggcggcggaggaGGAGATGGGATTTGGATCGAGGGTTTGGTGGGTTTGAAGGCAGAGGAGCTCCTTTCAATCGCGGGGACGATGCGCGCGAGGGTTTCTCAGAGTCACGACGTCTTATATAGAATCGTGAATCATTACCTCCAG CACAATGCAAAGCTatcagaagaagagaagaacagAATATGCAACATAGTGGACTGCACCAAGCTCTCACACAGCCACCTTCTTGACCTGGTTCAGAACCCAAACATGCCACTCCGGTTCATCGTCCAAGCCATGCTCATTGATCAGCTTTACACACGGCAAGCCTTGTGTCACCGGAAACACATTAATTCTCCTAATAAAACCAACATGAATATGAGTCTTGGAGAGATACTAAAGCGTGACGCTGCTCTCCGGCAAGCGGCCAACATCAAGAAGTCAATGGAGGATACTAGCTTTCGTTTGGAGAGTTTGGAGCGTGAGTTGGCTGGACTTAGACGGAGATTGAGATGGCCGGAGGAGAGGTCGGAGAGTTTTAGTATTTTGAGatatgaggaggaggaggtggtggttgGGTCGCCGGAGAGAGGGTGGAAAAGGAGGGAGAGGAATGGGAATggattaggaagaaggttgttgTATGGATTAAGgaaagttttccggccggtgTTGGGAAGGGAGGAGGATGGCCGGAGATGGAGTTGTAAGGGTGGTGAAGAGATGGTTGTGGTTTTGGAGAGAGGTGGTGGTGGGCATAGGAGGAATAGCTCTTTTTCTtga
- the LOC120253407 gene encoding BTB/POZ domain-containing protein At3g49900 isoform X1, translating into MRGWPELGVVDTIYEEEQEDEEGEGEEQDGFKYSPCITPSPTITPSPPESSSPPPLASLQSRVEAWSQATGCKPDAVIQVHDQSFHLHKDQIISSSCYLKRRLTGSSDVIIAPPLPVTAATFAEIAAFFYGSDVVLTPLNIASIRIGAECLEMEGLVGITETYLNEELAGGSESLGIVLRSCLEMIPNAAAVAIAGRCVEALASEEGGGGGGGDGIWIEGLVGLKAEELLSIAGTMRARVSQSHDVLYRIVNHYLQKHNAKLSEEEKNRICNIVDCTKLSHSHLLDLVQNPNMPLRFIVQAMLIDQLYTRQALCHRKHINSPNKTNMNMSLGEILKRDAALRQAANIKKSMEDTSFRLESLERELAGLRRRLRWPEERSESFSILRYEEEEVVVGSPERGWKRRERNGNGLGRRLLYGLRKVFRPVLGREEDGRRWSCKGGEEMVVVLERGGGGHRRNSSFS; encoded by the exons atgagaggTTGGCCAGAGTTGGGAGTGGTGGATACTATctatgaagaagaacaagaagatgaagaaggagaaggtgaaGAACAAGATGGATTCAAGTACTCACCTTGTATCACCCCATCTCCAACAATCACACCTAGTCCCCCGGAATCCTCTTCACCCCCACCTCTTGCTTCACTCCAGAGCAGAGTTGAAGCATG gTCTCAGGCCACAGGATGCAAGCCTGATGCAGTCATACAAGTACATGACCAAAGTTTCCATCTACACAAG GATCAGATCATATCAAGCAGTTGTTACCTCAAACGGCGGCTGACGGGATCCTCCGACGTCATCATCGCGCCGCCGTTACCAGTGACGGCGGCAACCTTCGCCGAGATCGCAGCCTTCTTCTACGGCTCTGATGTCGTCCTAACCCCTTTAAACATCGCCAGCATCAGGATCGGAGCTGAGTGTCTAGAGATGGAGGGTTTGGTGGGGATAACGGAGACCTACCTTAATGAGGAGCTGGCCGGGGGATCGGAGAGCTTGGGGATCGTGCTCCGGTCGTGCTTGGAGATGATCCCCAATGCGGCGGCGGTGGCGATCGCCGGGAGATGCGTGGAGGCGCTGGCATCGGAAGAaggcggcggcggcggaggaGGAGATGGGATTTGGATCGAGGGTTTGGTGGGTTTGAAGGCAGAGGAGCTCCTTTCAATCGCGGGGACGATGCGCGCGAGGGTTTCTCAGAGTCACGACGTCTTATATAGAATCGTGAATCATTACCTCCAG AAGCACAATGCAAAGCTatcagaagaagagaagaacagAATATGCAACATAGTGGACTGCACCAAGCTCTCACACAGCCACCTTCTTGACCTGGTTCAGAACCCAAACATGCCACTCCGGTTCATCGTCCAAGCCATGCTCATTGATCAGCTTTACACACGGCAAGCCTTGTGTCACCGGAAACACATTAATTCTCCTAATAAAACCAACATGAATATGAGTCTTGGAGAGATACTAAAGCGTGACGCTGCTCTCCGGCAAGCGGCCAACATCAAGAAGTCAATGGAGGATACTAGCTTTCGTTTGGAGAGTTTGGAGCGTGAGTTGGCTGGACTTAGACGGAGATTGAGATGGCCGGAGGAGAGGTCGGAGAGTTTTAGTATTTTGAGatatgaggaggaggaggtggtggttgGGTCGCCGGAGAGAGGGTGGAAAAGGAGGGAGAGGAATGGGAATggattaggaagaaggttgttgTATGGATTAAGgaaagttttccggccggtgTTGGGAAGGGAGGAGGATGGCCGGAGATGGAGTTGTAAGGGTGGTGAAGAGATGGTTGTGGTTTTGGAGAGAGGTGGTGGTGGGCATAGGAGGAATAGCTCTTTTTCTtga
- the LOC120253407 gene encoding BTB/POZ domain-containing protein At3g49900 isoform X3, giving the protein MRGWPELGVVDTIYEEEQEDEEGEGEEQDGFKYSPCITPSPTITPSPPESSSPPPLASLQSRVEAWSQATGCKPDAVIQVHDQSFHLHKIISSSCYLKRRLTGSSDVIIAPPLPVTAATFAEIAAFFYGSDVVLTPLNIASIRIGAECLEMEGLVGITETYLNEELAGGSESLGIVLRSCLEMIPNAAAVAIAGRCVEALASEEGGGGGGGDGIWIEGLVGLKAEELLSIAGTMRARVSQSHDVLYRIVNHYLQKHNAKLSEEEKNRICNIVDCTKLSHSHLLDLVQNPNMPLRFIVQAMLIDQLYTRQALCHRKHINSPNKTNMNMSLGEILKRDAALRQAANIKKSMEDTSFRLESLERELAGLRRRLRWPEERSESFSILRYEEEEVVVGSPERGWKRRERNGNGLGRRLLYGLRKVFRPVLGREEDGRRWSCKGGEEMVVVLERGGGGHRRNSSFS; this is encoded by the exons atgagaggTTGGCCAGAGTTGGGAGTGGTGGATACTATctatgaagaagaacaagaagatgaagaaggagaaggtgaaGAACAAGATGGATTCAAGTACTCACCTTGTATCACCCCATCTCCAACAATCACACCTAGTCCCCCGGAATCCTCTTCACCCCCACCTCTTGCTTCACTCCAGAGCAGAGTTGAAGCATG gTCTCAGGCCACAGGATGCAAGCCTGATGCAGTCATACAAGTACATGACCAAAGTTTCCATCTACACAAG ATCATATCAAGCAGTTGTTACCTCAAACGGCGGCTGACGGGATCCTCCGACGTCATCATCGCGCCGCCGTTACCAGTGACGGCGGCAACCTTCGCCGAGATCGCAGCCTTCTTCTACGGCTCTGATGTCGTCCTAACCCCTTTAAACATCGCCAGCATCAGGATCGGAGCTGAGTGTCTAGAGATGGAGGGTTTGGTGGGGATAACGGAGACCTACCTTAATGAGGAGCTGGCCGGGGGATCGGAGAGCTTGGGGATCGTGCTCCGGTCGTGCTTGGAGATGATCCCCAATGCGGCGGCGGTGGCGATCGCCGGGAGATGCGTGGAGGCGCTGGCATCGGAAGAaggcggcggcggcggaggaGGAGATGGGATTTGGATCGAGGGTTTGGTGGGTTTGAAGGCAGAGGAGCTCCTTTCAATCGCGGGGACGATGCGCGCGAGGGTTTCTCAGAGTCACGACGTCTTATATAGAATCGTGAATCATTACCTCCAG AAGCACAATGCAAAGCTatcagaagaagagaagaacagAATATGCAACATAGTGGACTGCACCAAGCTCTCACACAGCCACCTTCTTGACCTGGTTCAGAACCCAAACATGCCACTCCGGTTCATCGTCCAAGCCATGCTCATTGATCAGCTTTACACACGGCAAGCCTTGTGTCACCGGAAACACATTAATTCTCCTAATAAAACCAACATGAATATGAGTCTTGGAGAGATACTAAAGCGTGACGCTGCTCTCCGGCAAGCGGCCAACATCAAGAAGTCAATGGAGGATACTAGCTTTCGTTTGGAGAGTTTGGAGCGTGAGTTGGCTGGACTTAGACGGAGATTGAGATGGCCGGAGGAGAGGTCGGAGAGTTTTAGTATTTTGAGatatgaggaggaggaggtggtggttgGGTCGCCGGAGAGAGGGTGGAAAAGGAGGGAGAGGAATGGGAATggattaggaagaaggttgttgTATGGATTAAGgaaagttttccggccggtgTTGGGAAGGGAGGAGGATGGCCGGAGATGGAGTTGTAAGGGTGGTGAAGAGATGGTTGTGGTTTTGGAGAGAGGTGGTGGTGGGCATAGGAGGAATAGCTCTTTTTCTtga
- the LOC120253402 gene encoding F-box/kelch-repeat protein At5g43190, with translation MQKYKMKLKHKHKQGHETMEPKLWSQLPEDLLYRILSLLPIQSLISLRPTCKLFHSLLFNPSFLSLLSPSPSPPSLLLSHPQFSPHHLPLFSPSSDIWRSLSIPPSHPHLLSSSSGILLFSSSFSLLLLNPLTLSSRFLSCPCPPSLYSTLVLTSNGYTIILPSPNPNLLFLYNSQSMSWSSLRSPALPHSPQKPAFFDGCLYFTTHEPFSIARLCLSSRDWLPSPIDLPGDLAFARIVSSDGKGLFLVGGVGQDGISRSLKVWEMVQGGWEEVGRLPDMMMRKFVSVCYHNYSHVYCLCHEGIICVCCTTWPEVLFFKVVRGTWHWLPRCPSLQEKWSCGFRWFSFVPDLFAMV, from the coding sequence ATGCAGAAATATAAGATGAAGCTGAAACACAAGCACAAACAAGGACATGAAACCATGGAACCCAAACTCTGGAGCCAACTCCCTGAAGACCTCCTCTACCGCATCCTCTCCCTCCTTCCTATCCAATCCCTCATCTCACTTCGTCCTACCTGCAAACTCTTCCATTCCCTTCTCTTCAACCCTTCCTTCCTCTCTCTCCTTTCCCCTTCTCCTTCCCctccttctcttctcctctccCATCCTCAGTTCTCTCCTCACCACCTTCCTCTCTTTTCCCCTTCCTCTGATATCTGGAGATCTCTTTCTATTCCACCATCCCACCCTCAtctactttcttcttcttctggtattcttctcttctcctcctctttttctctccttctcCTTAACCCTCTCACTCTCTCTTCTCGCTTCCTTTCTTGTCCTTGTCCTCCCTCCCTTTATTCCACTCTTGTCCTCACCTCCAATGGCTACACCATCATCCTCCCTTCTCCAAACCCAAACTTGCTTTTCCTTTACAACTCCCAGTCCATGTCTTGGTCTTCCCTTCGCTCCCCTGCCCTCCCTCACTCCCCTCAAAAACCTGCCTTTTTTGATGGTTGCCTCTATTTCACAACTCATGAACCATTCTCCATTGCTCGCCTTTGTCTCAGCTCCAGAGACTGGCTCCCTTCCCCAATTGACCTCCCTGGTGATCTAGCATTTGCCAGAATTGTCAGCAGTGATGGTAAAGGTCTTTTCTTGGTGGGTGGTGTGGGTCAAGATGGGATTTCTAGGAGCTTGAAGGTTTGGGAGATGGTTCAGGGTGGGTGGGAGGAAGTTGGGAGGTTGCCTGATATGATGATGAGGAAGTTTGTCTCTGTTTGTTATCACAATTACTCTCATGTTTATTGTCTTTGTCATGAGGGGATCATTTGTGTTTGTTGCACTACTTGGCCTGAGGTTCTCTTCTTCAAAGTGGTTCGTGGGACGTGGCACTGGCTTCCCCGGTGCCCTTCCCTGCAGGAGAAGTGGAGCTGTGGGTTCCGGTGGTTCTCTTTTGTTCCTGATCTCTTTGCCATGGTTTGA
- the LOC120253423 gene encoding uncharacterized protein LOC120253423 translates to MFLNSNLISFSPIPPKSTAKTCLEIPTMSEIMAVSKSQGLRIQLRTFGPFFKINAAGEKGDVEVGRAEGVIRPWFGGEKILHLDSMRMSRATLDMDRSLFGLGLFLGAVSVRYGFDLGCKRAQLLAINDSPLYHSKLVRFYSRMGFKVVHEVDGSSIGDLVHMLVWGGRGTRMDAHIQHLLVKWSKMFKPPHDRSLYSEKS, encoded by the exons ATGTTTCTCAACTCCAatctcatctctttctctccaaTCCCACCCAAATCAACGGCCAAAACATGCCTCGAGATCCCCACCATGTCGGAGATCATGGCCGTATCCAAATCTCAAGGCCTTCGGATCCAGCTGAGAACTTTCGGGCCCTTCTTCAAGATCAACGCCGCCGGTGAGAAGGGTGACGTGGAGGTCGGCAGGGCAGAAGGCGTAATTAGGCCGTGGTTTGGGGGCGAAAAGATACTGCATTTGGATTCGATGAGGATGAGCCGGGCCACGCTGGACATGGACCGGTCTTTATTTGGGCTGGGCCTTTTCCTTGGGGCCGTTTCTGTTCGATATGGGTTCGATTTGGGCTGCAAACGGGCCCAGCTTTTGGCAATTAATGACTCCCCACTTTACCACTCCAAA CTGGTTCGGTTCTACAGTCGGATGGGGTTCAAAGTGGTGCATGAAGTGGATGGTTCATCAATTGGAGACTTGGTTCACATGCTCGTTTGGGGAGGTCGTGGCACTAGAATGGATGCTCATATCCAACACCTTCTTGTTAAATGGTCCAAAATGTTCAAACCTCCACATGATCGTTCTTTGTATTCGGAGAAATCATAA